A single region of the Acidobacteriota bacterium genome encodes:
- a CDS encoding CoA transferase, whose translation MGPLDGFRVIELATMVSAPIATMLLADQGAEVIKVEAPPHGDIMRRLGPQRGGVTAGFATINRGKRSLALDLKEERGIRLLLDLVRTADVFVQNFRPGVIDRLGLGVDRLRKINDRLVYVSISGFGQEGPYAQKRVYDPIIQALSGFADIQADRVTGEPKMVRTIIPDKVTGLTAAQAITAALLARERTGEGQHIELAMLDATISFIWPEGFVRQILVGGEVAHGRPGSTSDLIYRTADGYITASTISDAEWEGMARATGHLEWLEDERYKTAAGRISNADQRLDMVGDVLPTRTSAEWIEALEAEDVPCAKILSRNEVLTDPQVIRNELLRELDHPQVGRMRVPRAAARFSGTPPEPVPPSPVLGEAADDVLGGLGISSEEIDELRRQKIVG comes from the coding sequence ATGGGTCCGCTGGACGGCTTCCGGGTGATCGAACTGGCGACCATGGTGTCGGCTCCGATCGCGACGATGCTCCTCGCCGACCAGGGCGCCGAGGTGATCAAGGTCGAGGCGCCGCCCCATGGCGACATCATGCGCCGCCTGGGGCCGCAGAGAGGCGGCGTCACGGCCGGCTTCGCGACGATCAACCGCGGCAAGCGGTCGCTGGCGCTCGACCTCAAGGAGGAGCGGGGCATCCGTCTGCTCCTGGACCTGGTCCGGACGGCCGACGTCTTCGTCCAGAACTTCCGGCCCGGCGTGATCGATCGTCTCGGGCTCGGTGTCGACCGGCTGCGGAAGATCAACGACCGCCTCGTCTACGTGTCGATCAGCGGCTTCGGCCAGGAGGGGCCCTACGCGCAGAAACGGGTCTACGACCCGATCATCCAGGCGCTGTCCGGCTTCGCGGACATCCAGGCCGATCGGGTCACGGGCGAGCCGAAGATGGTCCGCACGATCATTCCCGACAAGGTCACCGGACTCACCGCCGCGCAGGCCATCACCGCGGCGCTGCTCGCGCGCGAACGCACGGGCGAAGGCCAGCACATCGAACTGGCGATGCTCGATGCCACGATCTCCTTCATCTGGCCGGAGGGCTTCGTGCGCCAGATCCTGGTTGGCGGCGAGGTCGCCCACGGCCGGCCCGGATCCACCAGCGATCTGATCTACCGCACCGCCGACGGCTACATCACGGCCTCCACGATCTCGGACGCGGAGTGGGAGGGCATGGCGCGCGCCACCGGCCACCTGGAATGGCTGGAGGACGAGCGCTACAAGACGGCGGCGGGTCGGATCTCGAACGCCGACCAGCGGCTCGACATGGTCGGCGACGTGCTGCCGACGCGCACCTCGGCCGAGTGGATCGAGGCGCTCGAAGCCGAAGACGTTCCCTGCGCGAAGATCCTGAGCCGCAACGAGGTGCTGACCGACCCCCAGGTGATCCGCAACGAGTTGCTACGGGAGTTGGACCATCCCCAGGTCGGCCGCATGCGGGTGCCGCGGGCGGCGGCGAGGTTCTCGGGCACGCCGCCCGAGCCGGTCCCGCCGTCGCCGGTGCTGGGCGAGGCCGCCGACGACGTGCTGGGCGGCCTCGGCATCAGTTCCGAGGAGATCGACGAACTGCGTCGTCAGAAGATCGTCGGCTGA
- the cyoE gene encoding heme o synthase produces the protein MTLLTAEAARPNRAALWLALAKPRLNALAVATVGIGYYLGADVLDLCVLVSVLVGSGLVAAGGAAFNQVAERDLDALMTRTRSRPLPLGGISPPAGQLFATVLSIGGLTVLALGTNLIAACVALVTLVSYAWIYTPLKRRTSWAVLVGAVPGALPPVIGWAAATGALTIEAWHLFGIVFAWQLPHFHSLAWLHRDDYARAGFKVLAATDPDGGRTATHSLLWALLLAALCLLASAIGLTPAAFAVAAAAFSGAFVLLAARFVLDRSPARARALFLGSLVVLPLIWIALVTGHATL, from the coding sequence GTGACGCTCCTTACCGCGGAAGCCGCACGGCCGAACCGTGCCGCTCTGTGGCTGGCACTGGCCAAGCCGCGACTCAACGCCCTGGCCGTTGCCACGGTCGGCATCGGCTACTACCTCGGGGCGGACGTGCTCGATCTGTGCGTCCTCGTCTCCGTGCTGGTCGGCTCCGGTCTCGTAGCCGCGGGCGGCGCCGCCTTCAACCAGGTCGCCGAGCGTGACCTCGACGCCCTGATGACCCGCACCCGGTCCCGGCCGCTGCCCCTGGGCGGCATCTCGCCGCCGGCGGGCCAGCTCTTCGCCACCGTTCTGAGCATCGGGGGCCTCACCGTGCTTGCCCTCGGTACGAATCTGATCGCGGCCTGTGTCGCCCTCGTAACGCTGGTCAGCTACGCATGGATCTACACGCCGCTCAAGCGCCGCACGTCCTGGGCCGTCCTCGTCGGCGCGGTGCCCGGCGCCCTGCCGCCGGTCATCGGCTGGGCCGCCGCCACCGGTGCCCTGACGATCGAAGCATGGCATCTCTTCGGCATCGTCTTCGCCTGGCAACTCCCGCACTTCCACTCCCTGGCCTGGCTCCACCGAGACGACTACGCGAGAGCGGGTTTCAAGGTGTTGGCCGCAACCGATCCGGACGGTGGCCGGACGGCAACGCACTCTCTCCTCTGGGCCCTCCTGCTGGCAGCCCTCTGTCTTCTCGCGTCCGCCATTGGCCTCACGCCTGCGGCCTTCGCCGTCGCGGCCGCCGCCTTCAGCGGCGCCTTCGTCCTGCTCGCCGCCCGTTTCGTCCTCGACCGCAGCCCCGCCCGCGCTCGAGCCCTCTTCCTCGGCTCCCTTGTCGTTCTACCGCTGATCTGGATCGCCCTGGTAACTGGCCACGCAACCCTGTAG
- a CDS encoding DUF1080 domain-containing protein: MKKMLTVVVAMVLAIGAVACVEVRVGAADGAETEEAAIGAAPARAELSAEEAEAGFQSLFDGESLEHWRGFRLDQVPAGWAVADGVIHFVPPTGDDAGPRADLMTREQYRNFEFRFDWAVTPGGNSGVMFHVSEDAGASYSTGPEFQILDDGGHRDGQRMETSAASNYALHARQGGELVPVGEFNTSALRVEGAAVTHWLNGEKVVEYTLWDDEWKELVAASKFASMPGYGMMETGHIALQDHGNEIWFRNLRILVLPD, encoded by the coding sequence ATGAAGAAGATGTTGACAGTTGTCGTTGCCATGGTGCTGGCGATCGGAGCGGTCGCCTGCGTCGAAGTTCGGGTGGGCGCGGCGGACGGTGCCGAGACCGAAGAGGCCGCGATCGGCGCGGCCCCGGCCCGAGCCGAGCTCAGCGCCGAAGAGGCGGAGGCGGGATTCCAGTCGCTCTTCGACGGCGAGTCGCTGGAGCACTGGCGCGGCTTCAGGCTGGACCAGGTGCCGGCCGGCTGGGCGGTGGCGGACGGCGTGATTCACTTCGTGCCACCCACCGGCGACGACGCGGGGCCGCGGGCCGATCTGATGACCCGGGAGCAGTACAGGAACTTCGAGTTCCGCTTCGACTGGGCGGTGACGCCGGGCGGAAATAGCGGCGTGATGTTCCACGTTTCAGAAGACGCCGGCGCGTCCTACTCAACGGGCCCCGAGTTCCAGATCCTGGACGACGGCGGGCACCGGGACGGTCAGCGCATGGAAACCTCGGCAGCCTCCAACTACGCCCTCCACGCCCGGCAGGGCGGCGAACTCGTGCCGGTCGGCGAGTTCAACACGAGCGCGCTGCGCGTCGAGGGCGCCGCGGTCACCCATTGGCTGAACGGCGAGAAGGTCGTGGAGTACACGCTCTGGGACGACGAGTGGAAGGAGCTCGTCGCGGCCAGCAAGTTCGCCTCGATGCCCGGCTACGGGATGATGGAAACCGGCCACATCGCGCTCCAGGACCACGGCAACGAGATCTGGTTCCGCAACCTCCGGATTCTTGTGCTTCCCGACTGA
- a CDS encoding thiamine pyrophosphate-binding protein, with the protein MDDPRAASDLRWFKVAERDELPENRVKTVVAGSRSVCLTHYDGQYGALDNRCPHQGGPLGEGSIENGWLRCPWHGWDYCPLTGKSPEGYDERVTSYAVDVRTDGIYVGVEPEVERERTVSDAMVETFVNWGVTHVFGMVGHSNLGLADAIRAQCETGSLQYVGVRHEGAAAFAASAYGKLTGRPAACLTIAGPGATNLLTGMWDARMDRAPILALTGQVDTQVLGPGAFQEVDLSAAFAGVAAMSHAVYRDSRHVELANLACKNAILKRDVAHLIFPDEVQTLPSSTEAGSPEGRVTPSGITPPPESVERALALIRGARRPVIIVGHGARFEMEDVTALAERLNAPVVTTFKAKGLIPDDHPLGCGVLGRSGTPVASWFMNESDLLIVFGASFSNHTGITTFKPVIQVDFEAMALGKFHAVDVPVWGEIGMTARLFAEALDQGGADTVDQRPEVAERWRIWRLEKERRLADVGDAGVSSAAVFAALNRRLPEDAIIAVDVGNNTYSFGRYFECRRQAVLMSGYLGSIGFGYPAAMGAWAATQTTDERFAGRPVVAITGDGGFGQYLGEVMTAVHHRMNITHVLLNNSELGKISKEQRAIELPVWMTDLTNPNFADFVTSCGGLGVRVEDATELDSALERALEHEGPATVEIVADPLLV; encoded by the coding sequence ATGGACGACCCCCGCGCCGCGTCGGACCTTCGGTGGTTCAAGGTTGCGGAACGGGATGAGCTGCCCGAGAACCGCGTCAAGACGGTGGTCGCGGGTAGCCGCTCGGTCTGCCTGACCCACTACGACGGGCAGTACGGCGCTCTGGACAACCGCTGCCCGCACCAGGGCGGTCCGCTCGGCGAGGGGTCGATCGAGAACGGCTGGCTCCGCTGCCCGTGGCACGGCTGGGACTACTGCCCGCTCACGGGCAAGTCGCCGGAGGGCTACGACGAGCGGGTGACGAGCTACGCGGTCGACGTGCGGACCGACGGCATCTACGTGGGTGTCGAACCCGAGGTCGAACGGGAGCGGACGGTCAGCGACGCGATGGTGGAGACCTTCGTCAACTGGGGCGTGACCCACGTCTTCGGCATGGTCGGCCACTCGAACCTCGGTCTGGCGGACGCGATCCGCGCGCAGTGCGAGACGGGCTCGCTCCAGTACGTGGGCGTTCGCCACGAGGGCGCCGCGGCGTTCGCGGCTTCGGCCTACGGCAAGCTGACCGGGAGGCCGGCGGCCTGTCTGACGATCGCCGGCCCGGGTGCGACGAATCTGCTCACCGGGATGTGGGATGCGCGCATGGACCGGGCGCCGATCCTGGCGCTCACCGGACAGGTCGACACCCAGGTACTCGGGCCGGGTGCCTTTCAGGAGGTGGATCTCTCCGCCGCCTTTGCCGGTGTCGCCGCGATGAGTCACGCCGTCTACCGGGACAGCCGGCACGTGGAGCTCGCGAACCTGGCGTGCAAGAACGCGATCCTCAAGCGGGACGTGGCCCACCTCATCTTCCCGGACGAGGTCCAGACCCTGCCCTCGAGCACCGAGGCCGGTTCGCCCGAGGGCCGGGTCACGCCTTCGGGCATCACGCCGCCGCCCGAGTCGGTCGAGCGCGCCCTGGCGCTGATCCGGGGCGCCCGGCGGCCGGTGATCATCGTCGGTCACGGCGCCCGGTTCGAGATGGAGGACGTCACGGCCCTGGCCGAACGCCTGAACGCGCCGGTGGTGACGACATTCAAGGCGAAGGGGCTGATTCCGGACGATCATCCGCTCGGGTGCGGCGTCCTCGGCCGGAGCGGTACGCCGGTCGCGAGCTGGTTCATGAACGAGAGCGATCTGCTCATCGTGTTCGGCGCGTCGTTCTCGAATCACACCGGGATCACGACTTTCAAGCCGGTCATCCAGGTCGACTTCGAGGCGATGGCGCTCGGCAAGTTCCACGCCGTCGACGTGCCCGTGTGGGGCGAGATCGGGATGACGGCGCGGTTGTTCGCCGAGGCGCTGGACCAGGGTGGCGCCGACACGGTGGATCAGCGCCCCGAGGTCGCCGAGCGGTGGCGGATCTGGCGACTGGAGAAGGAGCGCCGGCTCGCGGACGTGGGCGATGCGGGAGTAAGTTCCGCCGCCGTGTTCGCGGCGCTCAACCGGCGGCTGCCGGAAGACGCGATCATCGCGGTCGACGTCGGCAATAACACGTACTCCTTCGGCCGCTACTTCGAGTGCCGCCGCCAGGCGGTGCTCATGTCGGGCTATCTCGGGTCGATCGGGTTCGGCTATCCGGCGGCCATGGGCGCCTGGGCGGCGACGCAGACGACCGACGAGCGGTTTGCCGGCCGTCCCGTGGTGGCGATCACCGGCGACGGTGGCTTCGGCCAGTACCTGGGGGAAGTGATGACCGCCGTCCACCACCGGATGAACATCACCCACGTGCTGCTCAACAACAGCGAACTCGGCAAGATCTCGAAGGAGCAGCGGGCGATCGAACTGCCGGTGTGGATGACCGACCTGACGAATCCGAACTTCGCCGACTTCGTGACGAGTTGCGGCGGGCTCGGTGTCCGCGTCGAGGACGCGACGGAACTGGACAGCGCGCTCGAGCGGGCGCTGGAGCACGAGGGCCCGGCAACGGTCGAGATCGTTGCCGACCCCCTGCTGGTTTGA
- the map gene encoding type I methionyl aminopeptidase — MTIGGREDLEALRRAGRVAARCLARMGKAVGPGITTGELDQIGRAYMEAHGARSAPEFCYDFPAATCISVNEEVAHGIAGERHVEAGDLVHIDVSLELDGYFSDTGAAYAVPPVTEERRRMISATRRALRSAMQQARHGRRLRNIGRAIEDTATRAGFGLIRNLGSHGIGRSLHEEPKFVPGFDDPNDDRFLHDGMVLTIEPFLTNGREQAKTAKDGWTLLNKPGTTTVQFEHTIVVTRKKPLVMTLP; from the coding sequence ATGACGATCGGCGGCCGCGAGGATCTGGAGGCCCTTCGCCGGGCGGGCCGGGTGGCGGCCCGCTGCCTGGCCCGGATGGGCAAGGCGGTCGGGCCGGGCATCACGACCGGCGAACTGGACCAGATCGGCCGGGCGTACATGGAAGCCCACGGCGCCCGTTCGGCGCCCGAGTTCTGCTACGACTTTCCGGCCGCCACGTGCATCAGCGTCAACGAGGAAGTGGCGCACGGCATCGCCGGCGAGAGGCACGTCGAGGCCGGCGACCTCGTTCATATCGACGTGTCGCTGGAGCTCGACGGTTACTTCAGCGACACCGGTGCGGCCTACGCCGTACCGCCAGTGACCGAGGAGCGGCGGCGGATGATCTCTGCCACCCGGCGAGCGCTGCGCTCGGCGATGCAGCAGGCCCGCCACGGCCGCCGGCTGCGCAACATCGGCCGCGCGATCGAGGACACGGCGACCAGGGCCGGCTTCGGTCTGATTCGCAACCTGGGCTCGCATGGCATCGGCCGCTCGCTCCACGAGGAGCCGAAGTTCGTGCCCGGCTTCGACGACCCGAACGACGACCGCTTCCTGCACGACGGGATGGTGCTGACGATCGAGCCGTTCCTGACCAACGGCCGCGAGCAGGCGAAGACCGCGAAGGACGGCTGGACGCTGCTGAACAAGCCCGGAACGACGACGGTCCAGTTCGAGCACACGATCGTCGTTACGCGCAAGAAGCCCCTGGTGATGACGTTGCCGTAG
- a CDS encoding carboxypeptidase-like regulatory domain-containing protein translates to MTRCRWQIAVLGLASGLLVPSASPAQEPSSAESGPAEGVAKVVLKAVVYREDPAKVTLVTTNAHGVEQEVPLTSDQVYEVYLFEPGPWRVRPASGSGFWGRATLIDLDSVASEGIASVEGEAEVQPEVVPVFEVPVYAAVEVSGRVVGASRPGGVLRIGLGDVDPENTDPRFHLRGEVVRCPVGGDGRWSCDLPAALVHLVFWRPGHSPEYRWNASLRGRRQLALGEQRLIPGASLAGFVAPGPGFQGFVDHCVVHVSTGDPALWRTGPESVLATVEVADDGFFQARGLAAGRRWIQVDCGDRVAARAGPYELTEDAETFSRRRVRLARSHVLDVFVQPGDPPYGSHWLALLRQIRENDSPGFRSRFVRREYPQQTAVVENGHARFQVPGDGAFAVEVQDANGGLFGELDYLEVVGDQSAVVELELVPVVGQLTLEGIPLEGYVFFGGRGASPDLTFRTGEDGWFRGALPGREDWRVDVVSAEQQVSHSFHDVDVPPNEPLTLEIADTVVEGRVVFAETGEPAAGAVVRFETADERIVHQTRAGDDGSFSARGVPVGWIRISAYPRGMGGWLARASVEGVVSPTASLTVTLRLPKFDLDSLRPGGARVPQVVEQ, encoded by the coding sequence ATGACACGGTGTCGCTGGCAGATCGCGGTCCTCGGGCTCGCGAGTGGGCTGCTCGTCCCGTCGGCGTCGCCGGCGCAGGAGCCGTCGTCGGCCGAGTCGGGACCGGCGGAGGGAGTCGCGAAGGTCGTCCTGAAGGCGGTGGTCTACCGCGAGGATCCGGCGAAAGTGACTCTCGTGACCACGAACGCGCACGGCGTCGAGCAGGAAGTGCCCCTCACCAGCGATCAGGTCTACGAGGTGTACCTGTTCGAGCCGGGGCCGTGGCGCGTGCGCCCCGCTTCGGGCAGTGGGTTCTGGGGTCGCGCGACCCTGATCGACCTCGACTCGGTGGCCAGCGAGGGGATCGCGTCCGTCGAGGGCGAGGCGGAGGTCCAGCCGGAGGTTGTGCCCGTGTTCGAGGTGCCGGTCTACGCGGCGGTAGAGGTCAGCGGCCGCGTGGTCGGCGCCTCCCGTCCGGGTGGAGTGCTGCGGATCGGGCTCGGTGACGTCGATCCTGAGAACACGGATCCGCGGTTTCACCTTCGCGGCGAGGTGGTCCGGTGCCCGGTCGGGGGAGACGGGCGCTGGTCGTGCGATTTGCCGGCCGCGCTCGTTCACCTCGTGTTCTGGCGTCCCGGACACTCTCCCGAGTACCGGTGGAACGCCTCCCTGCGCGGTCGGCGGCAGCTCGCCCTGGGAGAGCAGAGGCTCATTCCCGGAGCGAGTCTTGCCGGCTTCGTCGCTCCGGGACCGGGCTTTCAGGGCTTCGTGGACCACTGCGTGGTGCATGTCTCCACTGGCGATCCGGCCCTGTGGAGGACCGGTCCCGAGTCGGTCCTCGCGACGGTCGAGGTGGCCGACGACGGTTTCTTCCAGGCCCGGGGTCTTGCGGCCGGCAGGCGCTGGATTCAGGTGGACTGCGGCGATCGGGTCGCGGCCCGGGCGGGACCGTACGAACTGACCGAAGACGCCGAGACGTTCTCGCGCAGGCGGGTGCGGCTGGCGAGGAGCCACGTCCTGGACGTCTTCGTCCAACCGGGCGATCCCCCCTACGGCAGCCACTGGCTCGCCCTGCTCCGGCAGATCAGGGAGAACGACTCGCCGGGGTTCCGCTCCCGCTTCGTCCGGAGGGAGTACCCGCAACAGACCGCGGTGGTCGAGAACGGCCACGCGCGGTTCCAGGTTCCGGGAGACGGTGCGTTCGCCGTTGAAGTCCAGGATGCGAACGGGGGGTTGTTCGGGGAGCTGGACTATCTCGAAGTCGTGGGCGACCAGTCCGCCGTGGTCGAACTCGAGCTGGTGCCGGTCGTCGGACAGTTGACGCTGGAAGGCATTCCGCTCGAGGGTTACGTGTTCTTCGGCGGCCGCGGCGCGTCGCCGGACCTGACCTTCAGGACCGGTGAGGACGGGTGGTTCCGGGGCGCGTTGCCCGGGCGCGAGGACTGGCGGGTCGACGTGGTTTCGGCGGAGCAACAGGTCTCGCACTCGTTCCACGATGTCGATGTGCCGCCGAACGAACCCCTGACCCTGGAGATCGCCGACACGGTGGTCGAGGGCCGCGTCGTCTTCGCGGAGACCGGCGAGCCGGCCGCCGGCGCGGTCGTTCGCTTCGAGACGGCGGACGAGCGGATCGTGCATCAGACCCGCGCCGGCGACGACGGCAGCTTCTCGGCGCGGGGCGTGCCGGTCGGCTGGATCCGCATCTCGGCCTATCCGCGCGGCATGGGCGGATGGTTGGCGAGGGCCTCGGTGGAGGGGGTCGTGAGTCCGACCGCTTCGCTGACCGTGACCCTGCGGTTGCCGAAGTTCGACCTGGACTCCCTGCGACCGGGTGGGGCACGCGTGCCCCAGGTCGTCGAGCAGTAG
- a CDS encoding COX15/CtaA family protein: protein MRWLHYYLRLLAAASLLLIAAGGLVTSTDSGLAVPDWPNTYGHFMFAFPFSKMVGGILYEHGHRLIASVVGLMTIGLAVWAWRVETRAWVRRLAWIALAAVVAQGLLGGITVIYLLPKPISISHAGLAQLFFALVVSLGVFTSPGWRAGFGRREPLDDPMLARLALAVPALVYIQILVGATMRHNDAGLAIPDFPLAFGRLLPPEWSMGISLHFAHRLGALAVTVGAVALIVRVLRVHRHRLELARPALLLGTVVLAQIGLGAWTVWSGLQPHINTAHVATGGLLWVVSVALALRVHRAWFGDASAIRASRFVPSTGDAPGRAPA from the coding sequence GTGCGCTGGCTGCACTACTACCTCCGGCTGCTGGCCGCGGCGTCCCTGCTGCTGATCGCGGCGGGTGGTCTGGTGACCAGCACCGACTCGGGACTCGCCGTTCCCGACTGGCCGAACACCTACGGTCACTTCATGTTCGCCTTTCCGTTCTCCAAGATGGTGGGCGGCATCCTCTACGAGCACGGCCACCGCCTGATCGCGAGCGTGGTCGGGTTGATGACCATCGGACTTGCCGTATGGGCCTGGCGCGTCGAGACCCGCGCCTGGGTGCGCCGGCTGGCTTGGATTGCGCTCGCCGCGGTCGTGGCGCAGGGACTGCTCGGCGGCATCACGGTGATCTACCTGCTGCCGAAACCGATCTCCATCAGCCATGCCGGTCTGGCCCAGCTCTTCTTCGCCCTCGTCGTGAGCCTGGGCGTGTTCACGTCGCCGGGCTGGCGAGCGGGCTTCGGGCGCCGGGAACCGCTGGACGACCCAATGCTGGCCCGGTTGGCGCTGGCGGTTCCGGCTCTCGTGTACATCCAGATCCTCGTCGGTGCGACGATGCGCCACAACGACGCCGGGCTTGCCATTCCGGACTTCCCGCTGGCCTTCGGCCGGCTGCTCCCGCCCGAGTGGAGTATGGGCATCTCACTTCACTTCGCACATCGACTGGGCGCCCTCGCTGTGACCGTCGGAGCGGTGGCCCTGATCGTGCGGGTTCTCAGGGTCCATCGTCACCGCCTGGAGCTCGCCCGTCCGGCGCTGCTCCTGGGTACCGTGGTGCTCGCTCAGATCGGCCTCGGCGCCTGGACCGTCTGGAGCGGCCTGCAGCCGCACATCAACACCGCGCACGTGGCGACCGGTGGCCTGCTGTGGGTCGTTTCGGTGGCTCTCGCGCTGCGCGTGCACCGCGCCTGGTTCGGCGACGCATCGGCGATCCGGGCGAGCCGCTTCGTGCCGAGTACCGGCGACGCTCCCGGGCGGGCACCGGCGTGA
- a CDS encoding TonB-dependent receptor, whose protein sequence is MCRVTALAALLLAAPALFAQDSEQEAELAANEQEAAPEAVFYETATVRARAVDAATASVQVVEGSDLRRLAVRDAAEALRLVPGAWVLGNDSSAALAGVSLRGGDANFSLVLIDGVPMADSTDQYGGAFPLGSVGAAEIERLEVVRGPLSSFYGSSSLAGAVQLITAAPRDAAPFLGWSADLGDHDHRGSRLSWGRAGESSHGSISAGFREEQGRVGDDALEQQTVSGRWGRNLGVASALSLSARYADWQTDDYSDGSGGPVFGSGELRTSDHGDLGLAATAEIGAGSAWSHTLRSTFYEHTLDRASPPIVPLVPPITEATEFSDLRVAWSAAFSPASGAPYDVSLGVEGLSEEGRNRSLLLLPPYFGGPLAGDYLIERERVGAFAEWRWTSGGLVAEIGARADFFEGEGEELSPRVGVRYAPAGGSWSVRASAGEAFKLPSLYGLATPRAIGGNPDLQPETSVGLDLGFEAQSATGAARGGVTVFSNRFENLVDFDFDTFQIVNRSKVDAEGVEAFLVWSPSARVGLDVRVTSQDTEDLATGRSLRRRPDLFGGVALRVDLSAAVRLGLEARHTGSYLDEQIPAPFRTSVAGRDVVGFSLAWQAADRWRLTLRADNALDEDYETQVGFPGPERSVRIGIRYGP, encoded by the coding sequence ATGTGCCGCGTCACGGCTCTCGCCGCGCTGCTGCTGGCGGCGCCGGCTCTCTTCGCACAGGACAGTGAGCAGGAGGCGGAGTTGGCGGCGAACGAGCAGGAAGCAGCTCCCGAAGCTGTCTTCTACGAGACGGCCACCGTGCGCGCCAGGGCCGTCGACGCGGCAACCGCTTCGGTACAGGTCGTCGAGGGCTCGGATCTCCGGCGCCTGGCGGTCCGCGACGCGGCGGAGGCCCTGCGCCTGGTGCCCGGCGCCTGGGTGCTCGGCAACGACTCGAGCGCCGCACTGGCCGGCGTCTCCCTGCGGGGCGGCGATGCGAACTTCTCTCTCGTCCTGATCGACGGCGTGCCGATGGCCGACAGCACGGACCAGTACGGCGGCGCCTTCCCGCTCGGCAGCGTGGGAGCGGCCGAGATCGAGCGTCTGGAAGTGGTGCGCGGGCCGCTGTCGTCGTTCTACGGATCGAGTTCCCTGGCCGGGGCGGTGCAACTGATCACCGCGGCGCCGCGCGACGCGGCGCCGTTCCTCGGCTGGAGCGCCGACCTGGGCGACCACGATCACCGCGGCAGCCGGCTTTCCTGGGGCCGGGCCGGCGAGTCGTCGCACGGATCGATCAGCGCCGGGTTCCGTGAGGAGCAGGGCCGGGTCGGCGACGATGCGCTCGAACAGCAGACGGTGAGCGGACGCTGGGGCCGGAACCTGGGTGTTGCCTCGGCACTCAGCCTGTCCGCGCGCTACGCCGACTGGCAGACCGACGACTACTCGGACGGCTCGGGCGGTCCGGTCTTCGGCAGCGGCGAGCTAAGGACGTCGGACCACGGCGACCTCGGTCTGGCCGCTACGGCGGAGATCGGCGCGGGCAGCGCTTGGAGTCACACCCTGCGCTCCACGTTCTACGAACACACACTCGACCGGGCCAGTCCGCCGATCGTGCCGCTCGTGCCCCCGATCACGGAGGCCACGGAGTTCAGCGACCTGCGGGTCGCGTGGAGCGCCGCGTTCTCGCCGGCCTCCGGCGCGCCATACGACGTGAGCCTGGGCGTCGAGGGATTGAGCGAGGAGGGCCGGAACCGGAGTCTCCTGTTGTTGCCTCCCTACTTCGGTGGCCCTCTGGCGGGCGACTACCTGATCGAGCGGGAACGCGTGGGCGCGTTCGCCGAGTGGCGCTGGACCAGCGGCGGGCTGGTGGCCGAGATCGGCGCCCGGGCCGACTTCTTCGAGGGCGAGGGGGAGGAGCTGAGCCCACGGGTCGGCGTGCGCTACGCGCCGGCAGGCGGTTCGTGGTCCGTTCGGGCCTCGGCGGGCGAGGCGTTCAAGCTGCCGAGCCTGTACGGATTGGCCACGCCGCGGGCGATCGGCGGCAATCCGGACCTCCAGCCGGAGACGAGCGTCGGCCTCGATCTGGGGTTCGAGGCCCAGTCGGCGACGGGTGCTGCCCGTGGTGGCGTCACCGTGTTCTCGAACCGCTTCGAGAACCTGGTCGACTTCGACTTCGACACGTTCCAGATCGTCAACCGGAGCAAGGTGGACGCCGAGGGCGTGGAGGCGTTTCTGGTCTGGAGCCCCTCCGCGCGGGTCGGCCTCGACGTGCGCGTGACGTCCCAGGACACCGAGGACCTGGCCACCGGTCGAAGCCTGCGGCGCCGGCCGGATCTCTTCGGCGGCGTCGCGCTGCGGGTCGACCTGAGCGCCGCGGTCCGGCTGGGCCTCGAAGCGCGGCACACCGGCTCCTACCTGGACGAACAGATTCCGGCCCCGTTCCGGACTTCCGTCGCCGGCCGCGACGTCGTCGGCTTCTCGCTGGCCTGGCAGGCGGCGGATCGGTGGCGGCTCACGCTGCGCGCGGACAATGCCCTGGACGAGGACTACGAGACGCAGGTCGGATTCCCCGGCCCCGAACGGTCGGTGAGGATCGGGATTCGTTATGGGCCGTAG